The genomic segment GTTTATGCGTATTTTGAAATATTGTATGCCGTATTCTTTTTTCGCCGCTTTGTTTGGCGGAGTTCTTTTTTGCGGTCTGCATGCTGTGCAGAACTGGATGTTGGGCTGGCCCATGCATGTGCGTGGGTTTGTTTTTTCAGGAGTGGCAGGATTTTTTCTGATCCTGCCTTTGGCGTGCTGGTGTTGCAGACGCTTGCGGGGAGGCGGTTTGCCCTGGGGCGGGCAATGCAAAGCGAGCCGATTTGTGGACACAGCCGAATCCGCTGGTCTGGCGTTATTCCAGACGTATCCCGACGGTTCTTTTCGAAAGGTCAATACGAAGGTTTCGGAACTGAGCGGCTTTAGTCTGGAAGAAATCGTTTCCGGTCGCGTGAACATGTCGGAACGGTATGTAAATGCGGAGGATCGTGCCAATCTTTTGGGCAAGCTGGCAAGGGAAGGCCGTGTCGTGGACTACCAATTGCCGCTGCGGCACAAGGATGGTTCGATTGTTTGGCTGGCCGTGACTCTGTTGCGAAAGGAAGACGATGAAGGTGTGTTTTTTGACGGAATCGGCATCGACATCACGGCACGAAAGCAACTGGAAGAACAGCGGGAGCGAGAAGTAAAGCAGTTTCGGGACTTTTTCGAAAGCTCCGTGGATGGTATTTTATTCAATGATCCTTCCACACGCATAACCGAGGCCAACAGCGCTGCGGCCCGGATTTTGGGGTATGAATCTTCTGAGCAACTCATCGGACTTCTGGGGCGGGATATTTTGCATCCTGAGGACTATACCGTGCGAAGCCCGGAGGAGAATTACGAGCGCATCATGCGCGGGGAAGTGGTGCGGATGGAGCGACGTTATCGCCGGGCGGACGGTTCGTATGTTCCGGTGGATACGATTATAACCGGAGTTGGTGCTACAGGCATGCACCATGTGGTGTTTCGCGACATTACCGAGCGCAAGGCTGCCGACAAAAAGCTCAAAGAGAGCGAAGAGCGGTTCAAAGCGTTGCATAACGCATCATTCGGCGGCATTACCATCCATGATAAGGGAATTGTTTTGGACTGCAATCAGGGGCTTTGCCAGATCACGGGATACGGCATGGAAGAGCTTATCGGTATGGATGGGCTACTGCTGATAGCCCCGCAATCCCGTGATCTGGTGTGGGGGAATATCGTCGCTGGATACGAGGAGGCATACGAGGCGGTCGGTGTTCGCAAAAATGGCCAGGAATATCCCGTGCGTCTTGAGGGGAAAAACATTCCCTACAAGGGCAAGCAGGTGCGGGTTGTTGAGTTTCGGGACATCACGGAACGCAAGGCGGCCGAGCAGGCGCTCATTGAAGCCAAAGAAGCAGCCGAAGCTGCCAGCCGTGCGAAGTCCGAATTCCTGGCGAACATGAGCCATGAAATCCGCACGCCTCTCAACGGCATCGTCGGCATGATCCATGTGCTTCGGGAAACAGCCCTGGGAACGGAGCAGTCGGAATACGTGCAGGCGGCGTTGCGTTCCAGCGACCGTCTGACCAGTCTGCTTTCCGACATTCTTGATCTGGCCAGGGTGGAGGCCAAAAAGCTTTCCATTCAGGATGTTCCCGTAAATCTGCATACGATTATCGAGGAAATCCGAACGCTCTTCGAACCCTCCACCATTCATTCCGACTTGTTGCTTTCCTTTCAAGTTGATCCGGCCATTTCAGAGCATTTGCGGGGAGATCCGCTCAGAGTTCATCAGATAGTAAGCAATTTAGTGGGCAATGCCCTCAAATTTACCCAAACAGGGGGCATCGAAGTCAACGTGGACTTGTTGAACACGACCCCCGGCGGCATGCAAAGGGTGCTTTTTACCGTTGCGGATACGGGAGTGGGCATACCGGATGAGCAGCTGAACCGTATTTTTGATTCATTCACCCAGGCCAATGAAGGGCTGACGCGCCAGTATCAGGGTGCTGGACTTGGTCTGACCATTTGTCGCGAGCTTGTTTTACAAATGGGCGGCAGTATTGATGTGGAGAGCGAACCGGGCGTCGGCACGACGTTTTATGTCTCCCTGCCGTTCAAGATGGGCGCCGCCCCCCGGCCTTCCGAAGCCGATAAAACCGTCCATGCGGATCCGCAGACATTGCCGCTTGATGTTCTCCTGGTGGAGGACGACAGGGTCAATAGCCTGGCCGCCCGGAGGCAGTTGGAAAAGGTGGGATTTCGTGTTGTCGCTGCCTATGACGGGAAACAGGCCTTGGAAGCCATGCAGGAAGCAACATTCGATGTTGTGTTGATGGATGTGCAGATGCCGGTGATGGACGGGGTCAAAGCCACGAAAGCCATTCGTGCAGGGGAGGCCGGCGATCGCAATCAGTCGATTCCCATCGTGGCTCTGACGGCCTATGCCATGGCTGGCGACAGGGAGCGGCTCCTCAAGGCGGGAATGGACGACTATATTCCCAAGCCTGTGGCCATCAATCAACTGCTTGCGGCCATCGAACGGGTCATTACCAACAAACAGTAACTCGCCTTTGGGTCATATTGTTCACTCTTGCCTGCGCAGGGAACAGCACCCGCCCCTTGTGTCGCCCCACGTGTATGGCCTTTGCCCGCAAAAATCCGATGGGTATGTCTCAGCGGTTCCCCCTAGCTGATTCGCTACGCCTTGCGAAAAAGTCTTTGCTCCAACGTCCGGTGCCAATGCCCCTGTTTTTGGTGTAGACCCGGAACAGTTCGCTTTCGTGACTGCCCCTGTTTTTGGTGTAGACCCCTGATTTGCCATTGCTGATGGAAAATCAGGGCAAAAAAAAAGACTCCATGCTTGTAACATGGAGTCTGAATTCGCAAGTGGTGCCGAGGGACAGAGAAGGTAGTCGGCTTCACGTAACACCTTGGAATCACACGCTTGGCGATGTGACTCCCTGTCCGATTCCTCGAACATTGTACCACCTGATCGTACCAGTTTGTACCACCACAGACAAGGTGTTCTCATTGCAATTGTGAAGCATGGAGCATAGTTCCTTGTGTAGCCTTTGTGGCGCATCCAGTTCTGAACATAAGGAGTCTCCATGACCAACAACCCTATACGACACCATATTGTTCCCCAGTGCTACCTTGGTCTTTTCACAAATGAAGACTCAAAGCTGAATGTATATCCGAAAGATTCGAGACCGCGTTTTTTAGCAGGCCCGAACAATGTTGCTGTCCGAAAGCATTACTACTCCTTTACTAATGACTTGAATGAGGTTGATGCTCGAATAGAGCGGACACTATCAGAAATCGAAGGAGTGACGAAACCAATTCTTGAAGCTATCCAAAGAGGGGACGAACTCTCCCGCCAAGACAAGGAAAACATGGCTGTGTTCCTTGGAATTATGACAACAAGAAACCCGAACTTCCGGGATGGTGTTGAGAATTTCCAGAAGCAAGTTCTGGAGCAGTTCAAAGACGTGAACGTCGACCACAATCCAAGATTTCAAGAGCTTGTTGACAATGCCCCTGAAGCCGTTGTCGCAGCGGCAGGAGGGAAAGGACAAGTAGCCGCGTTTTTGAAGAATTCCATGGAGGTTGTTGTCACACCTGAAGCAAGCCTTGAGTTTGTCCATTTGGGCCTTGAGGTCAGCAAGAGGCTCAGCGAGATGCATTGGAGGTTTTGGGTGAACCATAGAAAGAATCAACCATTTGTGACCTCTGACAACCCTTGTTATGTTACGAATAAAGCTGTCGAGAAAACCGCGTATGGCGTAGGGAT from the Paucidesulfovibrio gracilis DSM 16080 genome contains:
- a CDS encoding DUF4238 domain-containing protein, with the protein product MTNNPIRHHIVPQCYLGLFTNEDSKLNVYPKDSRPRFLAGPNNVAVRKHYYSFTNDLNEVDARIERTLSEIEGVTKPILEAIQRGDELSRQDKENMAVFLGIMTTRNPNFRDGVENFQKQVLEQFKDVNVDHNPRFQELVDNAPEAVVAAAGGKGQVAAFLKNSMEVVVTPEASLEFVHLGLEVSKRLSEMHWRFWVNHRKNQPFVTSDNPCYVTNKAVEKTAYGVGIGLEGSRFHFPVSPSVFLVADWSGDWIDYKDVEEKRQVSMMNARTIRYAESEVYSPLANDFIEALYRKNKEYTQELLVDQLGPYHMMRRKLVKKDQESK
- a CDS encoding PAS domain-containing hybrid sensor histidine kinase/response regulator: MDTAESAGLALFQTYPDGSFRKVNTKVSELSGFSLEEIVSGRVNMSERYVNAEDRANLLGKLAREGRVVDYQLPLRHKDGSIVWLAVTLLRKEDDEGVFFDGIGIDITARKQLEEQREREVKQFRDFFESSVDGILFNDPSTRITEANSAAARILGYESSEQLIGLLGRDILHPEDYTVRSPEENYERIMRGEVVRMERRYRRADGSYVPVDTIITGVGATGMHHVVFRDITERKAADKKLKESEERFKALHNASFGGITIHDKGIVLDCNQGLCQITGYGMEELIGMDGLLLIAPQSRDLVWGNIVAGYEEAYEAVGVRKNGQEYPVRLEGKNIPYKGKQVRVVEFRDITERKAAEQALIEAKEAAEAASRAKSEFLANMSHEIRTPLNGIVGMIHVLRETALGTEQSEYVQAALRSSDRLTSLLSDILDLARVEAKKLSIQDVPVNLHTIIEEIRTLFEPSTIHSDLLLSFQVDPAISEHLRGDPLRVHQIVSNLVGNALKFTQTGGIEVNVDLLNTTPGGMQRVLFTVADTGVGIPDEQLNRIFDSFTQANEGLTRQYQGAGLGLTICRELVLQMGGSIDVESEPGVGTTFYVSLPFKMGAAPRPSEADKTVHADPQTLPLDVLLVEDDRVNSLAARRQLEKVGFRVVAAYDGKQALEAMQEATFDVVLMDVQMPVMDGVKATKAIRAGEAGDRNQSIPIVALTAYAMAGDRERLLKAGMDDYIPKPVAINQLLAAIERVITNKQ